AAGGCTACCTGTTCGACGCGCGGGACATCGGCTGATGCGGGCGCGCTTCGACACGCTGTTCGGCCGCCTGTTCGGCGTGCTGTTGGTGGCGATCGTCCTGGCGCACTTGCTGGCTTTCGCCTGGTTCCACCATTACGGCCCGCCACCACCGCCACCGCCGCCCGAGTTTTCGGAATCCATCGACGGCAAACAGCCACCGCAGGATCCACGCTACCCGCCCCGTCCGCCGCGCCCCTGGTTCGGCGGGCCGATCGTGCCGCTGACCTTTCAGTTCATCTCGCTGATCATCGCCGCCTGGTACGGCGCCAAGCTGCTGACCCGGCCGATCCAGCGCCTGAGCGATGCGGCCGAGCGCCTGAGCGAAGACCTCGACAGCCCGCCGCTGGACGAAACCGGCCCTCGGGAAGCACGGCAAGCTGCGCATACGTTCAACCTGATGCAGCAGCGCATCCGCGAACAGGTGCAGCAACGGGCGCGGATGCTCGGCGCCGTCTCCCACGACCTGCGCACCCCGCTGTCGCGGCTGAAACTGCGCCTGGAAAACATCAACGACGACAAGCTGCAAGGCCAGATGCGCCAGGATCTGGACGACATGATCGGCATGCTCGACGCCACCCTCACTTACCTGCACGAACAGCGCACCAGCGAAGCCTTGCAGTTGATGGACGTACAGGCGCTGGTTGAATCACTGTGCGAAAACGCCCAGGACCAAGGCGCCGACGTACAGGTCAGCGGCCACTGCGCCCCTTTGCAGGTGCAACCGATGGCACTGCGCTCGTGCATCAACAACCTGATGGACAACGCCCTGCGCTACGCCGGCCAAGCGCACATCGAACTGCAAGACCAGCGCGAACAACTGCTGATCCGCGTCATCGACCACGGCCCAGGCATCGCGGCGGACAAGCGCGAAGCCGTATTCGAGCCGTTCTTCCGCCTCGAAGGCTCACGCAACCGCAACTCCGGCGGCGTCGGCCTGGGCATGACCATCGCCCGGGAAGCGGCGCAACGCCAGGGCGGACAACTGACCCTGGCAGAAACTCCCGGCGGCGGCCTGACCGCCGTGATCCAGTTGCCCCGCCACTGAGCCTGACTGTGTACCGGCCGGTACAAACCTCACATACCCACGACACCTTGCGACTGGAGGCTGCATAAGCCGGTACACCCACCGGTTTTCCAGTCCAAGGAGTGAGCCCGATGATCGGTAGCGTCAGCAACTACACGAGCTATACCAGCACCAGCAGCACCTCCACCCAAAACGCCCGCAGCCAGCAACTGCAAAAGGAACTGTTCGCCAAACTCGACAGCAACGGCGACGGCGCGGTGGACCAGGACGAACTCGGCAGCGCCCTGTCGCAAAAGTCCAACGACGGCCTGCTGGTCAGCCTGAGCAAACAATTCGGCGATCTGGACAGCGACGCCAGCGGCAGCCTCAGCGCCGAAGAAATGACCGCCATGGCCCCACCCCCGCCACCACCGGGAGACCAGGCCCCCAACACCGAACTGGCCGACGCCCTGATCAGCGCCCTGGACGCCGACGGCGACGGCGCCATCAGCAGCGACGAACTGAGCAACGGCCTGACCAGCGCCGGCAGCACCGCCGACAGCAGCAAAATCT
The window above is part of the Pseudomonas fluorescens genome. Proteins encoded here:
- a CDS encoding sensor histidine kinase, which codes for MRARFDTLFGRLFGVLLVAIVLAHLLAFAWFHHYGPPPPPPPPEFSESIDGKQPPQDPRYPPRPPRPWFGGPIVPLTFQFISLIIAAWYGAKLLTRPIQRLSDAAERLSEDLDSPPLDETGPREARQAAHTFNLMQQRIREQVQQRARMLGAVSHDLRTPLSRLKLRLENINDDKLQGQMRQDLDDMIGMLDATLTYLHEQRTSEALQLMDVQALVESLCENAQDQGADVQVSGHCAPLQVQPMALRSCINNLMDNALRYAGQAHIELQDQREQLLIRVIDHGPGIAADKREAVFEPFFRLEGSRNRNSGGVGLGMTIAREAAQRQGGQLTLAETPGGGLTAVIQLPRH